The proteins below are encoded in one region of Ornithinimicrobium avium:
- a CDS encoding threonine/serine exporter family protein: MSEPDPTPAVTGEVTGPQRVTAPDLRETRRVGGRVWRLRAARVVRGVSPPTMALGLRLGADDVSQRHARSVIDLALRVGEAMLSTGASAADCVTNLLRLMHAYGVRSAHVDVTFTSITVSIHRGLDEDPLSVMRVIPGRAPDYTRLEGVQRIVDEAVHAAESGTDLRDIEDARRELDAVLRAPHPYRRWVVTLGAALLAVGVVMLFGAKPGMWLVAAVSAAVVDRVQRVMYGIRLAAFFAQVVSAAVPTLFALALYAAAANGISVPGVDRPSLVVISGIVMLLAGLGVMGAAQDALDGYYVTAGARGMEVIMMTIGIAVGVALVIGFAHRFGIPMEASPIVAVGGTPLQSAAGAVLIALGFCLGTYTGRRTTLVAVLVAVFGWLVFELGLALGLGAVSSTALASAPVGALAYAVHRRLRLPELAVGTAGVVALLPGLAVYRAIYLMQEGTPAVVGGAVTHFVTAVSTGVALAAGLSIGGYLARRRLGLDRAAQLARRRSESRYVSG, translated from the coding sequence GTGAGCGAGCCCGACCCGACCCCTGCCGTGACCGGAGAGGTGACGGGGCCCCAGCGGGTGACCGCGCCGGACCTGAGGGAGACCCGCAGGGTCGGCGGCCGGGTCTGGCGCCTGCGTGCCGCGCGCGTGGTGCGCGGCGTGTCCCCGCCGACGATGGCTCTGGGCCTGCGACTCGGGGCCGACGACGTGTCCCAGCGGCACGCCCGCTCGGTCATCGACCTCGCGCTGCGGGTCGGGGAGGCGATGCTGTCGACGGGCGCGTCCGCAGCGGACTGCGTGACCAACCTGCTCCGCCTCATGCACGCCTACGGCGTGCGCTCGGCGCACGTCGACGTCACCTTCACCTCGATCACCGTCTCCATCCACCGCGGCCTGGACGAGGACCCGCTGTCGGTGATGCGGGTCATCCCCGGGCGTGCCCCGGACTACACGCGGCTGGAAGGTGTGCAGCGGATCGTCGACGAGGCGGTGCACGCGGCCGAGTCGGGCACCGACCTGCGCGACATCGAGGACGCCAGGCGCGAGCTGGACGCGGTGCTGCGTGCGCCCCACCCCTACCGGCGGTGGGTCGTCACGCTCGGCGCGGCGCTGCTGGCCGTCGGCGTGGTCATGCTCTTCGGTGCCAAGCCGGGCATGTGGCTGGTGGCGGCCGTGTCCGCCGCGGTGGTCGACCGCGTCCAGCGCGTCATGTACGGCATCCGCCTCGCCGCCTTCTTCGCCCAGGTGGTCAGCGCCGCGGTCCCGACCTTGTTCGCCCTGGCGCTCTACGCGGCGGCCGCCAACGGCATCTCCGTCCCGGGGGTGGACAGACCCTCGCTGGTCGTCATCTCCGGCATCGTGATGCTCCTCGCCGGTCTCGGCGTGATGGGGGCTGCCCAGGACGCCCTGGACGGCTACTACGTCACGGCCGGCGCACGGGGGATGGAGGTCATCATGATGACCATCGGCATCGCGGTCGGTGTGGCCCTCGTCATCGGGTTCGCGCACCGGTTCGGCATCCCCATGGAGGCCTCGCCGATCGTCGCGGTGGGCGGCACGCCGCTGCAGAGCGCTGCCGGCGCCGTGCTCATCGCGCTCGGGTTCTGCCTGGGCACCTACACCGGTCGCCGCACGACGCTCGTGGCGGTGCTCGTCGCCGTGTTCGGCTGGCTGGTCTTCGAGCTCGGGCTGGCACTGGGGCTGGGGGCGGTCTCCAGCACCGCGCTGGCCTCGGCACCGGTCGGCGCGCTCGCGTATGCCGTGCACCGCCGGCTGCGGCTGCCCGAGCTGGCGGTCGGCACGGCCGGCGTCGTCGCCCTGCTCCCCGGGCTCGCGGTCTACCGCGCCATCTACCTGATGCAGGAGGGCACGCCGGCGGTCGTCGGCGGCGCGGTCACCCACTTCGTCACCGCCGTCTCCACCGGCGTCGCGCTGGCCGCCGGGCTGTCGATCGGCGGCTACCTGGCCCGCCGTCGCCTCGGG